One genomic region from Anabaena sp. PCC 7108 encodes:
- a CDS encoding PAS domain S-box protein translates to MNDTAVRWFVKPFANLPLRTLLIVPFVLQTVGIVTLVGYFSYRSGQEAVENLADQLMTEVDDRIEQHLDNYLGKAQEINRINVDAFESGILDLNNFSTLGKYFYRQVQSLNFAYINFGSQKGGFIGAGYGLDNKLGIGEIPISDLSEIRSYSVDNQGNRLKLKRTIKNPQTNNAAWYLDAVKAGKPIWSSIYTWGDLPDRISISASTPVYDGQENLLGVLGIDLELSQISRFLKTLNSRRSGHISIVERSGLIVASSEDESPAPIVNGKATRLQALNSREPVIREVTQHLMQRFGSLKAISKPHTLRPDLEQKCFIRITPYRDDYGLNWLVVTVIPESEFMAEIHANAHRTLLFCCLALVIAIGTGSLTAYWIAKPILRLSQASQAMAKGEWQESLSEDIAIAELKVFATSFNQMSVQIKKAFQESETKFLTIFNTTPDPVWISTLEEGRCLNVNESFCNFWGDTAENIIGKTCTELGMWENLEDFHHFRQTLVNESIILNFQVRMYTYSRQIQTVLISARVQSLDGQDCIIGVMKDITDLYNELRLRKQAEHTLLESEHRFRSLFENSPVAYQSLDEQGCFIDVNSQLCDLLGYTKSELIGRSFGELWTLKTQPYFIEAFEHLKCNKKVSAELYLTKKDGGEIVVLLEGRIQQELEGQFVKTHCVLYDITERKYMEDALQYSQNLLQTLASNIPGTMYTLVQHSDKSFTFEYVSLGCRYLLELEPEEILANSSLYFQQIHPDDRAGYNQAVAFSAKKLEPFFYEWRIITPADKLKWVQANSRPELQQNGDVVWRGVLLDISKRKQAEEALQKSEAMLLEAQHLAHIGNWKYDVITGKITWSNELFHIVGRDPILGEPTYEENLQLYHPEDAKLLNQAVKRALFTGESYQLELRIINADGSFRYTEGRGRAELNAEGKVIRLFGTSQDITERKQIEDKLLESQHFIQKITELTPNLLYIYDHIEQRNVYVNSYVAEILGYSAAEIQEMGANLFPIICHPDDLHLVYEAMQQLDSLQNRDFVEVEYRVRNTQGKWCWLYSRDMVFARTADGSLRQTLGTSQDITARKEAELELRKSRDFKEAIYNASPDAIFLVDVPNPLILDCNSRAVEMFEVASKEELIGIEGQTLQKRQFTDDEIAIIVDDIANLGCWSQEIEYVTKKGKNFWGNLAVKRIDIAGKTIDLVRVTDISNRKQAELALLNSEKRFKEISESCPGVIYITVMRLDSSWYYEYISHEFEDIHELTVEQVLENPHLCFEQFHPDDCIAYQQAVAHSVKTMSPFNYEWRIITPSGKIKWIKARSRPERRENGEIAFYGVVLDVSERKQIEENLKQAQHDLRLANQELEQLVNTDGLTQIANRRCFDNRLQQEWQRLYREQQPLSLLLFDVDYFKRYNDSYGHQLGDECLIKIAQSAKQVVCRSMDLVARYGGEEFVVILPKTNIEGALAIAQRIHVAITDMAIPHQASKVSDIVTVSLGIAAQIPTAEVSASTLVEQADQALYRAKQQGRNQSVIFSFWE, encoded by the coding sequence ATGAATGATACCGCTGTCAGATGGTTTGTCAAACCATTTGCTAATCTGCCGCTACGAACTTTGTTGATTGTGCCGTTTGTTCTGCAAACTGTGGGGATAGTAACACTGGTGGGCTATTTTTCTTACCGTAGCGGACAGGAAGCTGTAGAGAACTTAGCGGATCAATTGATGACAGAGGTAGATGATCGCATCGAGCAACATTTAGATAATTATTTGGGGAAAGCCCAGGAAATAAACCGCATAAATGTAGATGCTTTTGAGTCAGGAATCTTAGACTTAAACAATTTTAGCACCTTAGGAAAATATTTTTATCGTCAGGTGCAATCTTTAAATTTTGCATATATTAACTTTGGTAGTCAAAAGGGAGGATTTATTGGTGCGGGTTATGGGCTGGATAATAAGTTAGGAATTGGAGAAATTCCCATATCTGACCTTAGCGAAATTCGCTCCTATTCAGTAGATAATCAGGGTAATCGGCTCAAATTAAAACGTACAATTAAAAACCCACAAACGAATAATGCTGCTTGGTACTTAGATGCAGTTAAGGCTGGTAAGCCAATCTGGAGTTCGATTTACACTTGGGGAGATTTACCTGATCGCATCAGTATTTCCGCCAGTACTCCAGTCTATGACGGGCAGGAAAATTTGTTAGGTGTACTCGGTATTGATTTGGAACTCTCACAAATCAGTCGATTTCTGAAAACACTGAATTCGCGTAGATCAGGTCACATCTCCATCGTAGAGAGATCAGGGCTAATAGTTGCTAGTTCCGAGGATGAATCCCCAGCCCCCATAGTTAATGGTAAAGCGACGAGACTCCAAGCCTTGAATAGTCGTGAACCTGTAATCCGCGAAGTGACCCAGCATTTAATGCAACGGTTTGGGAGTTTGAAAGCTATTTCTAAACCCCACACTCTCCGCCCTGATTTAGAGCAAAAATGCTTTATAAGAATTACGCCCTACCGCGATGATTACGGCTTAAATTGGCTGGTAGTGACGGTGATTCCTGAATCAGAGTTTATGGCAGAAATTCATGCTAATGCCCACAGAACCCTTCTGTTTTGTTGTTTAGCGCTGGTAATTGCCATTGGCACAGGTAGCCTCACTGCATACTGGATAGCTAAACCGATTTTGCGGTTGAGTCAAGCTAGTCAAGCTATGGCCAAAGGAGAGTGGCAAGAATCTTTATCTGAAGATATTGCCATAGCAGAACTGAAGGTTTTCGCAACATCCTTTAACCAAATGTCTGTTCAAATCAAAAAAGCCTTTCAGGAATCGGAAACCAAATTTTTGACTATTTTTAATACTACTCCTGACCCCGTTTGGATTTCTACATTAGAGGAAGGAAGGTGTTTAAATGTTAATGAAAGTTTTTGTAATTTTTGGGGAGATACCGCCGAAAACATCATCGGAAAAACCTGTACAGAATTGGGAATGTGGGAAAATCTAGAGGATTTCCACCACTTCAGACAGACGCTAGTTAATGAAAGTATTATCCTGAATTTTCAAGTAAGGATGTATACTTACTCCAGGCAAATTCAAACTGTTCTCATCTCTGCTAGAGTTCAATCTTTGGATGGACAGGATTGCATTATTGGCGTGATGAAAGATATTACCGATCTCTACAATGAGCTTAGATTACGTAAACAAGCTGAACATACCTTATTAGAAAGCGAACACAGATTTAGAAGCTTGTTTGAAAATTCCCCCGTTGCTTATCAATCCCTCGATGAACAGGGATGTTTTATTGATGTCAATTCACAATTGTGTGACTTATTGGGATACACCAAATCCGAGTTAATTGGTAGGAGTTTTGGAGAGTTGTGGACACTGAAGACACAACCCTATTTCATAGAGGCATTTGAACATCTCAAATGCAATAAAAAGGTCAGTGCAGAATTGTATTTAACAAAAAAGGATGGTGGTGAGATAGTCGTTCTCCTCGAAGGTCGCATTCAACAGGAATTAGAAGGTCAATTTGTGAAGACACATTGCGTTTTATACGATATCACTGAACGCAAGTACATGGAGGACGCATTACAGTATAGCCAAAATTTACTCCAAACACTAGCGTCTAATATCCCCGGAACAATGTACACCCTTGTGCAGCATTCAGATAAATCTTTTACTTTTGAGTACGTCAGCTTGGGTTGTCGATATCTTTTAGAATTAGAACCAGAAGAAATTTTAGCAAATTCTAGTCTTTATTTTCAACAAATTCATCCCGATGACAGGGCTGGATATAATCAGGCTGTTGCCTTTAGTGCCAAAAAACTAGAACCATTTTTTTACGAGTGGCGTATTATCACTCCTGCGGACAAACTGAAGTGGGTACAAGCAAATTCTCGCCCTGAATTGCAACAGAATGGTGATGTTGTTTGGCGTGGAGTTTTGCTTGATATTAGTAAGCGTAAACAAGCTGAAGAAGCTTTGCAAAAAAGTGAAGCCATGTTGTTAGAAGCCCAGCATCTTGCCCATATTGGTAACTGGAAGTATGACGTAATTACAGGTAAAATTACTTGGTCTAATGAGCTATTTCACATTGTCGGACGTGACCCGATATTGGGTGAACCTACTTACGAAGAAAATCTACAGCTTTATCATCCTGAAGATGCCAAACTACTAAATCAGGCAGTTAAAAGGGCTCTCTTTACAGGTGAATCCTATCAATTGGAACTGAGAATTATCAATGCAGATGGCTCTTTTCGGTATACCGAAGGTAGAGGTAGGGCTGAACTCAATGCTGAGGGAAAAGTGATTCGGCTGTTTGGTACAAGCCAAGATATTACTGAGCGCAAACAAATAGAAGATAAACTGCTAGAAAGTCAGCATTTTATTCAAAAAATTACAGAACTAACGCCAAACTTACTTTATATTTACGACCACATCGAGCAGCGTAATGTTTACGTGAATAGTTATGTTGCTGAAATATTAGGATATTCTGCCGCAGAAATTCAGGAAATGGGAGCTAATTTGTTTCCTATTATTTGTCATCCCGATGATTTACATTTAGTCTATGAGGCTATGCAACAGCTTGATAGTTTGCAAAATCGTGATTTTGTAGAAGTAGAGTATCGCGTTAGAAATACTCAAGGAAAATGGTGTTGGCTTTATAGTCGAGATATGGTGTTTGCTAGAACCGCAGATGGTAGTTTAAGACAGACTTTAGGTACATCTCAAGATATCACCGCTCGCAAAGAAGCAGAGTTAGAACTCAGGAAAAGTCGAGATTTCAAGGAAGCTATCTATAACGCCTCTCCCGATGCTATTTTTCTCGTTGATGTTCCCAATCCCTTAATTCTTGATTGCAATAGTCGCGCTGTGGAAATGTTTGAAGTTGCCAGCAAAGAAGAACTAATTGGCATTGAAGGGCAAACTTTACAAAAACGGCAATTTACTGATGATGAAATCGCAATAATTGTGGATGATATAGCTAATTTAGGCTGTTGGAGTCAAGAAATAGAATATGTAACTAAAAAAGGTAAGAATTTCTGGGGCAATCTGGCAGTAAAACGCATTGACATAGCTGGTAAAACTATTGATTTGGTAAGAGTTACAGATATCAGCAACCGTAAGCAAGCAGAATTAGCTTTACTAAACAGCGAAAAAAGGTTTAAGGAGATTTCGGAATCTTGCCCAGGAGTAATTTATATTACGGTCATGCGGTTGGACAGCTCTTGGTATTATGAATATATAAGTCATGAATTTGAGGATATTCATGAACTGACTGTTGAGCAGGTACTTGAAAATCCTCACCTCTGCTTTGAGCAGTTTCATCCTGATGATTGCATTGCTTATCAGCAAGCAGTCGCTCACAGTGTGAAAACTATGTCTCCCTTTAACTATGAGTGGCGTATTATCACACCTTCAGGAAAAATCAAGTGGATAAAAGCCAGGTCTAGACCAGAACGGCGAGAAAATGGAGAGATTGCATTTTACGGCGTTGTGCTAGATGTGAGCGAACGCAAACAAATCGAAGAAAACCTGAAACAAGCCCAACATGACCTCAGACTAGCAAATCAGGAACTGGAACAACTGGTAAATACTGACGGGTTAACACAAATTGCCAATCGGCGCTGTTTTGACAATCGCTTACAGCAAGAATGGCAGCGACTATACCGAGAACAGCAACCTCTATCTTTATTGTTGTTCGATGTGGATTATTTTAAACGCTATAACGACTCCTACGGTCATCAACTCGGAGATGAGTGTCTGATCAAAATTGCTCAGTCCGCAAAACAAGTGGTGTGTCGCTCAATGGATTTGGTGGCTCGCTACGGTGGGGAAGAATTTGTGGTTATCTTACCTAAGACCAATATTGAAGGAGCTTTGGCGATCGCTCAACGGATTCATGTGGCAATTACAGATATGGCAATTCCTCACCAAGCTTCTAAAGTCAGCGATATAGTAACTGTTAGCCTCGGTATCGCTGCCCAAATACCTACTGCTGAAGTATCAGCATCAACTTTAGTTGAGCAAGCAGATCAGGCACTTTACCGCGCCAAACAACAGGGACGCAATCAATCTGTAATCTTCTCTTTCTGGGAGTAA
- a CDS encoding DUF1830 domain-containing protein, with product MAQILDPLPPEQSGKFLCCYVNATSKMQVARISNIPNWYFERVVFPGQRLVFEAPIEAQMEIHTGMMASAILSDTIPCDRLALTESTDDECNQNSSTEINPIHTTSMDSSINTKLGDTTKPLQILGLASVD from the coding sequence ATGGCTCAAATATTAGATCCTCTACCACCGGAGCAATCGGGAAAGTTTCTCTGCTGCTATGTCAATGCCACGAGTAAAATGCAGGTGGCTCGCATCTCCAATATTCCTAATTGGTACTTTGAAAGAGTAGTGTTTCCTGGACAAAGACTAGTTTTTGAAGCTCCAATAGAAGCACAGATGGAGATTCATACAGGAATGATGGCCAGTGCAATTTTATCGGATACAATCCCGTGCGATCGCCTAGCCCTCACTGAATCTACTGATGATGAGTGTAATCAAAACTCCTCAACAGAAATAAACCCAATCCATACTACTTCGATGGATTCTTCCATAAATACAAAACTTGGAGATACGACAAAACCCTTACAAATCCTAGGATTAGCATCCGTTGATTAA
- a CDS encoding photosystem II high light acclimation radical SAM protein, with amino-acid sequence MAVETTMMENRILYVRLPCNPIFPIGVVYLSDHVHKQFPSIQQRIFDLGTVPPLDYGTALDACIDEFKPTLLVFSWRDIQIYAPVGGRGGNPLQNAFEFYYAKNPLIKLRGALGGLRIFIAYYVELWRNLGLIKRGLKRAQRYHTQARAVVGGGAVSVFYEQLGKSLPAGTVISVGEGETLLTKFLGGQEFREERCYVVGENQPRERLIHEQPTPLEKTACNYDYIETIWPEFNYYLQDQDFYIGVQTKRGCPHNCCYCVYTVVEGKQVRINPADEVVAEIRQLYNRGVRNFWFTDAQFIPARRYINDAIELLQKIVDSGMSDINWAAYIRADNLTPELCDLMAKTGMNYFEIGITSGSQELVRKMRMGYNLRNVLQNCRDLKAAGFNDLVSVNYSFNVIDERHETIRQTIAYHRELERIFGADKVEPAIFFIGLQPHTHLEEYAFKEGILKPGYDPMSLMPWTAKKLLWNPEPLGSFFGEVCLQAWRRNPNDFGREVMNILEEILGCAELETALSAPIENQNKQLAGVS; translated from the coding sequence ATGGCAGTTGAAACAACTATGATGGAAAATCGAATCCTCTATGTTCGCCTTCCCTGTAACCCCATCTTTCCCATTGGGGTTGTTTACCTGAGTGATCACGTTCACAAGCAGTTTCCCTCTATTCAACAGCGGATTTTTGATTTAGGAACTGTTCCACCTTTAGATTATGGTACTGCCCTAGATGCCTGTATTGATGAATTTAAACCCACATTACTTGTTTTTTCTTGGCGTGACATTCAAATATATGCACCTGTAGGCGGACGGGGCGGAAATCCGTTACAAAACGCATTTGAATTTTACTATGCAAAAAACCCGTTGATCAAATTACGGGGTGCATTAGGCGGTTTAAGAATCTTTATCGCCTATTATGTAGAACTATGGCGGAATTTGGGACTGATTAAACGCGGTTTAAAACGCGCCCAGAGATATCATACCCAAGCCCGTGCAGTGGTGGGTGGTGGTGCTGTTAGCGTATTTTATGAACAATTGGGAAAAAGCCTACCCGCAGGAACAGTTATTTCTGTCGGTGAAGGAGAAACCTTGCTGACAAAATTCCTGGGTGGACAAGAGTTTAGAGAGGAACGTTGTTATGTGGTCGGAGAAAATCAACCACGAGAACGACTTATCCACGAACAACCTACACCCTTAGAAAAAACAGCTTGTAACTACGACTATATAGAAACCATCTGGCCAGAATTTAATTATTACTTGCAAGATCAAGATTTCTACATTGGTGTACAAACTAAGCGTGGTTGTCCTCACAACTGCTGTTATTGCGTTTATACTGTAGTTGAAGGTAAGCAAGTCAGAATTAATCCCGCTGATGAAGTGGTAGCAGAAATTCGCCAATTATATAATCGCGGTGTACGTAACTTCTGGTTTACCGATGCTCAATTTATCCCCGCACGGAGATATATCAACGATGCTATAGAACTATTACAAAAGATTGTCGATTCTGGCATGAGCGATATAAACTGGGCAGCATACATCAGAGCCGACAACCTGACACCAGAGTTGTGTGATTTGATGGCAAAAACCGGGATGAACTACTTTGAAATCGGCATTACCAGCGGTTCTCAAGAACTTGTACGCAAAATGCGAATGGGTTACAACCTGAGAAATGTCTTGCAAAACTGTCGGGATTTAAAAGCCGCTGGTTTTAATGATTTAGTTTCCGTCAATTACTCATTTAACGTCATTGACGAACGTCACGAAACCATTCGTCAAACGATCGCTTATCATCGGGAATTAGAAAGGATTTTCGGTGCTGATAAAGTAGAACCTGCCATTTTCTTTATTGGACTGCAACCCCATACCCACTTAGAAGAATATGCCTTTAAAGAAGGTATCCTCAAACCAGGGTATGATCCAATGAGTTTGATGCCCTGGACAGCTAAAAAACTTCTGTGGAATCCTGAACCATTAGGTTCATTCTTTGGGGAAGTCTGTTTACAAGCATGGCGACGCAACCCCAACGACTTCGGACGCGAAGTGATGAATATCCTAGAAGAAATATTGGGTTGTGCTGAGTTAGAAACAGCACTTTCTGCGCCAATAGAAAACCAAAATAAACAATTAGCAGGCGTATCATAA
- a CDS encoding DICT sensory domain-containing protein, with protein MLEGSILQQLETAHRHSTRPIRFGVYYKNTLVALCHALEDHILTEDGEPLVITAFQMGKWYLQEANRYADIAKRSRGIAIMASADAGFAEHSTSQLPNVDLVAIEAGDPVEQEWHLIILSPKYTAMVICQELSEDDYGIGGLPKSDLERKFYGLWTFEPELVRETAELVIAHIEKYNPELANKLNNHKQAIQSALISPKDLGIVVSRVVDYLQNEQENAIVPALDRNLISNEIQAFLRMAQLMDLADINNPMASAEVVAICETMGQLLDLPAWQIKRLRLAALLHRIDPLQRAESVLTPGASTNYQEEAPSCPLTCPLIPGAQVLRTMPRLRAIAQIISHQSEWWNGTGEPAGLAGDEIPLESRILALAADFQWRVCQQQYSKQSGQDIFAQALDHCRKEQSTRFDPKLVDTLTLLVMGLQQGLDLPLMTPKVSSSMWLLDSRWDSHSKSSQEIDSYSK; from the coding sequence ATGTTAGAAGGTTCAATTCTCCAACAACTAGAAACAGCCCACCGTCATAGCACTAGACCAATTCGCTTTGGGGTGTACTACAAAAATACATTAGTAGCTCTATGTCACGCTTTAGAAGACCATATATTAACTGAAGACGGAGAGCCTTTAGTAATCACGGCCTTCCAAATGGGTAAATGGTATTTGCAAGAAGCGAACCGATATGCAGATATTGCTAAACGTAGCCGTGGAATTGCCATTATGGCATCTGCTGACGCTGGCTTTGCAGAACATTCCACTAGTCAGTTACCTAATGTTGATTTAGTGGCTATAGAAGCGGGTGATCCTGTAGAACAGGAGTGGCACTTAATTATTTTATCACCTAAATACACAGCGATGGTAATTTGTCAAGAATTATCAGAGGATGATTATGGTATTGGTGGATTACCGAAATCAGATTTAGAACGTAAATTTTATGGTTTATGGACATTTGAACCAGAGTTAGTGAGAGAAACAGCAGAATTAGTGATCGCTCACATCGAAAAATATAATCCAGAATTAGCCAATAAACTCAACAACCATAAACAAGCAATTCAGTCTGCACTTATTTCACCAAAAGACTTAGGTATAGTCGTCTCTCGCGTCGTTGATTACCTGCAAAATGAGCAAGAGAATGCCATTGTTCCCGCCCTAGATCGCAACTTGATTTCTAACGAAATCCAAGCATTTTTGCGAATGGCGCAATTAATGGATTTAGCAGATATCAACAATCCTATGGCTTCGGCAGAAGTCGTCGCAATTTGTGAAACAATGGGGCAATTGTTGGATTTACCCGCATGGCAAATCAAGAGATTGCGTCTTGCTGCTTTATTACACCGCATAGATCCACTGCAAAGAGCCGAAAGTGTCTTGACTCCCGGCGCATCTACAAATTACCAAGAAGAAGCCCCCAGCTGTCCTTTAACCTGTCCCTTAATCCCAGGGGCGCAAGTATTGCGAACAATGCCACGACTGCGGGCTATTGCCCAAATTATCAGTCATCAAAGCGAGTGGTGGAATGGTACAGGAGAACCCGCAGGTTTAGCTGGAGATGAAATTCCCCTAGAATCAAGAATTTTAGCCTTAGCAGCAGATTTTCAATGGCGAGTTTGTCAACAACAATATTCAAAACAAAGTGGACAAGATATATTTGCTCAAGCATTAGATCATTGTCGAAAAGAACAATCTACCCGTTTTGACCCTAAACTTGTAGATACCCTAACTTTGTTAGTCATGGGCTTACAACAGGGACTAGACTTACCCCTAATGACACCCAAGGTAAGTAGTAGTATGTGGTTACTTGATTCTAGATGGGACAGTCACAGCAAAAGTAGTCAGGAGATTGATAGTTACTCAAAATGA
- a CDS encoding pentapeptide repeat-containing protein, with protein MNIEAIRLGKIKQLPGADLEDEELSQIDLSRINLAGAILVGTNFAGSKLEGGHLEGANLMGANLQETDLRANLMGANLMQADLTSADLRGSNLRGANLMGATLSDASLAGAFLSGANLMSVNLQGVDLRGADLRGVNLTGANLKGADLSRADLQGALLSQANLEEADLRGANLAGANLTGANLLCAELEVANLQGVNLDRACVVGTILEVVY; from the coding sequence ATGAATATTGAAGCTATTAGATTAGGAAAAATCAAACAACTCCCAGGGGCAGACTTAGAAGATGAGGAACTATCCCAAATAGATTTAAGCCGCATCAATTTAGCTGGTGCTATCTTGGTGGGGACTAACTTTGCTGGTTCTAAACTGGAAGGTGGGCATTTAGAAGGTGCAAATTTAATGGGCGCTAATCTCCAGGAAACAGACTTGCGGGCTAATCTCATGGGAGCGAACTTAATGCAAGCAGACTTAACTAGTGCTGACTTGCGAGGTAGCAACTTGCGTGGTGCTAACTTAATGGGTGCTACACTTAGCGACGCATCTTTAGCAGGTGCTTTTTTAAGTGGTGCTAATTTGATGAGTGTCAACTTGCAAGGCGTTGATTTGCGAGGCGCTGACTTGCGTGGTGTAAACCTAACAGGGGCAAATCTCAAAGGTGCAGATTTGAGTCGGGCTGATTTACAAGGGGCGTTATTAAGTCAAGCTAACCTGGAAGAAGCCGACTTGCGGGGTGCAAACTTAGCTGGGGCGAATTTAACCGGGGCGAATTTACTTTGTGCAGAGTTAGAAGTTGCAAATTTGCAAGGAGTCAATTTAGATCGGGCTTGTGTGGTGGGTACAATCCTGGAGGTGGTTTATTAA
- a CDS encoding type II CAAX endopeptidase family protein, whose translation MIDLLMMKIQLAQRPFLVRLGCFILVLLLLWLPVAIPIYQLVTDSNLESILTLVLLYAEFIFLLKLWSKRIYQRSQALSYYGIEFTRLNGVYALRGLAIGLLSVLVLFSLQGLLGWLVWQQPKVSLLKIVLEGLLVSLGVGFAEELLFRGWLLDELQRDYKPAIAMWIDSTLFAIAHFIKPLEAIIHTLPQFPALVLLGLTQVWGKDSCKGRLGLPIGLHGGLVWGYYIINVGELTKYSGVVPDWVTGVNNNPLQGIMGVLFMSGLAWWMRSKALKVYD comes from the coding sequence ATGATTGACTTATTGATGATGAAAATCCAACTCGCCCAACGTCCTTTCCTTGTTAGGTTGGGCTGTTTTATATTGGTTTTGTTATTATTATGGCTACCCGTAGCTATACCGATTTATCAACTAGTTACTGATAGTAACCTAGAAAGTATCTTGACATTAGTACTACTTTATGCAGAGTTTATTTTTCTACTCAAGCTTTGGAGTAAGCGAATTTATCAGCGATCGCAAGCATTAAGCTATTATGGAATAGAATTTACACGCTTAAATGGCGTATATGCATTGCGTGGGTTAGCTATTGGACTACTTAGTGTTTTAGTTTTATTTAGTTTACAGGGTTTGCTAGGTTGGTTAGTATGGCAACAGCCAAAAGTTTCTCTGCTAAAAATAGTTTTAGAAGGGTTGTTAGTCAGTTTAGGTGTTGGTTTTGCGGAAGAATTGTTATTTCGGGGCTGGTTACTAGATGAGTTACAGCGAGATTATAAACCAGCCATAGCTATGTGGATAGATTCTACTTTATTTGCTATTGCCCATTTTATTAAACCTTTAGAGGCAATTATTCATACATTACCACAATTCCCCGCTTTAGTATTGCTAGGTTTAACGCAGGTATGGGGGAAAGATTCTTGTAAAGGACGTTTGGGTTTACCAATTGGTTTACATGGTGGTTTAGTTTGGGGTTATTACATTATTAATGTGGGAGAATTAACGAAATATTCGGGAGTAGTTCCTGACTGGGTAACAGGTGTAAATAATAATCCTTTACAGGGAATAATGGGAGTGCTATTTATGAGTGGGTTGGCTTGGTGGATGAGGAGTAAAGCATTAAAAGTGTATGATTAA
- the clpS gene encoding ATP-dependent Clp protease adapter ClpS: MSVETIEKRSTSRKLAPRYRVLLHNDDYNPMEYVVQVLMTTVPSITQPQAVSIMMEAHQNGLALVITCALEHAEFYCETLKSHGLSSTIEPDE; encoded by the coding sequence GTGTCAGTCGAAACCATTGAGAAGCGTTCCACATCCCGCAAGCTCGCGCCTCGGTATCGCGTTTTGCTCCATAACGACGACTATAACCCTATGGAGTATGTAGTTCAGGTGTTAATGACCACTGTACCGAGCATTACTCAGCCCCAAGCTGTTAGTATTATGATGGAAGCCCATCAAAACGGGTTAGCCTTAGTAATTACCTGCGCTTTAGAACACGCTGAGTTTTATTGTGAAACACTGAAAAGTCATGGTTTGAGTAGCACCATTGAACCTGACGAATAG
- a CDS encoding STAS domain-containing protein encodes MLKTPKLPKLTVIRPQGCLNATNAWEFEQDMKFALAEDTNTTVVVDLGSVEVIDSVGLMALVSALKLSESLGRTFRLSSMSPTIRIIFELTQLDQVFQIFSAESEFTIVASHISQLNVQ; translated from the coding sequence ATGTTGAAAACTCCTAAATTGCCAAAACTTACCGTTATTCGTCCCCAAGGCTGTTTAAATGCTACCAATGCTTGGGAATTTGAGCAAGATATGAAATTTGCTTTGGCAGAAGATACAAATACGACTGTAGTTGTAGATTTAGGCTCAGTAGAAGTTATAGATAGTGTAGGCTTAATGGCTTTGGTGTCTGCACTCAAGCTGTCAGAGAGTTTAGGACGGACTTTTCGGTTAAGTTCCATGTCCCCAACTATCAGAATAATTTTTGAATTAACTCAACTCGATCAAGTTTTTCAGATATTTTCAGCCGAATCCGAGTTTACAATAGTTGCCAGCCATATTTCACAACTCAATGTCCAGTGA